One window from the genome of Methanobacterium sp. Maddingley MBC34 encodes:
- a CDS encoding flavodoxin (PFAM: Pyridoxamine 5'-phosphate oxidase), producing MIKTLILYESRYGSTWEAANIISLILGPSRRHPLSQFGEGCRDFDLIVMGTPIYNGNIHPKMQTFLDNEREWLDEKSIALFCTCLNGSEGLRVLREVEDSLGDNVLELGVLGGRLEMDRLNDRDYEALKKYISREGLPSQGMDLFNSKEVVEWALRLIDIRDGLLDKLPVVELRREVEDFLNEHNTCTLATSSQDRVRATPLEYEYHQGHLYILSEGGMKFANLLSNSQVSVAVYEDYTDMDNILGMQITGQALLVEELGEYQQAIEMKGLSMDYIRSLPVDLKLIRVDLEKVEFLNSQFEKKGYSTRQVLKF from the coding sequence TTGATTAAAACCCTTATTTTATATGAAAGCAGGTATGGATCTACCTGGGAAGCAGCCAACATAATTTCACTTATTCTGGGCCCCTCCCGGCGTCATCCTCTTTCACAGTTTGGTGAAGGATGTCGTGACTTTGATTTAATAGTGATGGGCACCCCTATCTATAATGGGAATATTCACCCTAAAATGCAGACTTTTCTTGATAATGAGCGGGAATGGCTTGATGAAAAAAGTATAGCCCTTTTTTGCACATGTCTCAATGGTTCTGAAGGTCTGCGTGTTCTCAGGGAAGTGGAGGATAGTTTGGGGGATAATGTTCTTGAACTGGGTGTTCTGGGTGGTCGCCTGGAGATGGATCGTTTGAATGACAGGGATTACGAGGCACTCAAGAAATATATTTCCAGGGAAGGATTACCCTCCCAGGGAATGGATTTATTTAACAGTAAAGAAGTTGTGGAATGGGCATTACGCCTTATTGACATCAGGGATGGACTTTTGGATAAACTCCCTGTAGTAGAACTCCGGAGGGAAGTTGAGGATTTTTTAAACGAACACAATACTTGCACCCTGGCCACCAGCTCCCAGGACCGGGTACGTGCCACTCCACTGGAGTATGAATACCACCAGGGACATCTCTATATTCTCAGTGAAGGAGGAATGAAGTTCGCCAACCTACTTTCCAATTCCCAAGTCTCAGTGGCAGTATATGAAGATTACACTGATATGGATAACATTTTAGGGATGCAGATCACAGGACAGGCACTTTTGGTGGAAGAACTGGGGGAATATCAGCAGGCCATAGAAATGAAGGGTCTTAGCATGGATTATATACGATCACTTCCTGTTGATCTTAAACTCATCAGGGTGGATCTGGAGAAGGTTGAATTTTTAAACTCCCAGTTTGAAAAAAAGGGATACTCAACAAGACAGGTTTTGAAGTTTTAG